The following are from one region of the Eubacterium sp. MSJ-33 genome:
- a CDS encoding ATP-binding protein, whose protein sequence is MEKIINRDIYLSRLIDKKENGLIKVITGIRRCGKSYLLFYLFRDYLISSGVKEEQIISIALDDDICEQYRNPDELSKYIRSKIVNKEMYYILIDEVQYAITKKELENPEDVKLYNVLNGLMRLRNVDIYVTGSNSKLLSQDVMTAFRGRGDQVQVFPLSFKEYYDFVGGDKSEVYELYALYGGMPQLLSFKRDEEKVKYLKNLFSEVYFKDISERYIVKLPDVLTELTDDLCSSVGSLINAKKIADTLESVKNIKVSTSTIAKYLEYLIESFMFSEAKRYDVKGKKYFEYPLKYYCTDVGLRNARLNFRQQEETHIMENIIYNELIIRGYSVDVGVVEIIENAEGKKRRKQCEIDFVVNMGARRYYIQSALSVSDPDKMTTELRPLKNTKDFFKKIIISKSNAKPWIDEDGIVHIGLYDFLLNQNSLEL, encoded by the coding sequence GTGGAAAAAATTATAAATAGAGATATCTATTTAAGTAGATTGATAGACAAAAAGGAAAATGGTCTGATTAAGGTTATTACAGGAATCAGAAGGTGCGGAAAAAGCTATCTTCTGTTTTATTTGTTTCGTGACTATCTTATATCGAGTGGAGTAAAGGAAGAACAGATTATTTCCATTGCACTTGATGATGATATTTGTGAACAGTATCGTAATCCGGATGAATTATCAAAATACATCCGTTCAAAAATTGTAAATAAAGAAATGTACTATATTCTTATAGATGAAGTGCAATATGCTATTACAAAAAAAGAACTTGAAAATCCGGAAGATGTTAAGCTATATAATGTTTTGAATGGATTGATGCGTCTTCGAAATGTGGATATTTATGTGACGGGAAGTAATTCAAAATTACTTTCTCAAGATGTAATGACGGCATTCAGGGGCAGAGGCGATCAAGTTCAGGTATTCCCGTTGTCATTTAAAGAATATTATGATTTTGTCGGTGGAGATAAATCGGAAGTGTATGAATTGTATGCTCTTTATGGGGGAATGCCGCAGCTTTTATCATTCAAACGTGATGAGGAAAAGGTTAAGTATCTGAAAAACTTGTTTTCGGAAGTATATTTCAAAGATATAAGTGAGCGATATATTGTAAAACTTCCCGATGTTTTGACTGAACTAACCGATGATTTGTGTTCTTCAGTAGGTTCACTTATAAATGCAAAGAAGATTGCCGATACATTGGAAAGTGTAAAAAACATTAAGGTGTCTACCAGTACAATCGCAAAATATTTGGAATATCTGATAGAGTCGTTTATGTTCAGCGAGGCAAAAAGATATGATGTAAAGGGTAAAAAGTATTTTGAGTATCCTTTGAAATATTATTGCACGGATGTAGGACTTCGTAATGCCAGGCTTAATTTTAGACAACAGGAAGAAACACACATAATGGAAAATATCATTTATAATGAACTGATAATTCGTGGGTATTCTGTAGATGTTGGCGTTGTTGAAATTATTGAAAATGCTGAAGGCAAAAAAAGAAGAAAACAGTGTGAGATTGATTTTGTTGTAAATATGGGAGCAAGAAGATATTATATTCAGTCTGCATTATCCGTAAGTGATCCTGATAAGATGACAACTGAGTTAAGACCTTTGAAAAATACAAAAGATTTTTTCAAGAAGATTATTATATCAAAGTCAAATGCAAAACCATGGATAGATGAAGACGGTATTGTGCATATTGGATTGTATGATTTTTTGTTAAATCAGAATTCCTTGGAACTGTAA
- a CDS encoding cysteine hydrolase family protein codes for MKLLVIDIQKGITDSRLFNFEAFIDDTIRIIKAARDNQIEVIYFQHDDGPGTGFSIGDEDFEIAEQVIPKEGEKIFIKNINSCFGNKDFTDYVKDDNTLMIVGLQTNFCIDATVKSAFERGYKVIVPQGANSTFDNDYMTGEETYKYYNDMMWPKRFATCVSVDEAIKLMES; via the coding sequence ATGAAATTACTTGTGATAGATATACAAAAAGGAATAACAGATAGTAGACTTTTTAATTTTGAAGCGTTTATTGATGATACTATAAGAATTATAAAAGCAGCTAGAGATAATCAAATAGAGGTTATCTATTTTCAACATGATGATGGACCAGGAACGGGGTTTTCAATCGGTGATGAAGACTTCGAAATTGCAGAACAAGTGATTCCCAAGGAAGGGGAAAAGATATTTATAAAAAATATCAATAGTTGTTTTGGAAATAAAGATTTTACGGATTATGTTAAAGATGATAATACATTAATGATAGTGGGACTACAGACAAACTTCTGTATAGATGCAACTGTGAAATCTGCTTTTGAGAGAGGATATAAAGTAATTGTTCCACAAGGGGCAAATTCAACATTTGATAACGACTATATGACTGGAGAAGAAACATATAAATATTACAATGATATGATGTGGCCAAAGAGATTTGCTACATGTGTATCTGTTGATGAAGCAATTAAATTGATGGAAAGTTAA
- a CDS encoding DUF3267 domain-containing protein: MIKIVWSINDINKYQTGSLPDDAVKIETPQSVDELMKKAVPIAAILCVCLLVVMLCKTIICKTVVISPIFILVGFTFGFLLLIIHEWLHGIVYPKEADVTIGRIKGKTTFVALASYPLKRNRFILMCLLPFVLGLVPFILFVISPAEFRVFNGLNFGMACMGMVSPFPDVFNVLVVLRNSEKSDSIMFHKNDMYKIS, encoded by the coding sequence ATGATAAAAATTGTGTGGTCAATAAATGATATAAATAAATATCAAACAGGAAGCTTACCGGATGACGCAGTAAAGATAGAAACACCGCAGAGTGTTGATGAACTGATGAAAAAAGCAGTGCCGATTGCTGCAATTCTATGTGTTTGCCTTTTGGTTGTTATGCTTTGTAAAACGATAATATGCAAGACAGTTGTAATCTCACCAATATTTATTCTGGTTGGATTTACTTTCGGTTTTTTATTGTTAATAATTCATGAGTGGTTACATGGAATTGTTTATCCTAAGGAAGCAGATGTAACAATAGGAAGAATAAAAGGAAAGACAACATTTGTCGCATTAGCATCCTATCCATTGAAGCGAAATCGATTTATATTGATGTGCCTGTTGCCATTTGTTCTGGGATTGGTTCCATTTATATTATTTGTAATTAGTCCTGCTGAATTTAGAGTATTTAATGGATTGAATTTTGGCATGGCATGTATGGGTATGGTTTCGCCATTTCCGGATGTGTTTAATGTTCTTGTCGTTTTAAGAAATTCTGAAAAAAGCGATTCAATAATGTTCCACAAGAACGATATGTATAAGATTTCTTAA
- a CDS encoding ATP-binding protein — translation MYFKRKAYDKLLEWKNLYSDKYAVLLEGARRVGKSTIAENFAKNEYKSYILIDFSKTTSNILECFDDIGNLNIFFLRLQAETGITLYEHESLIIFDEVQLFPKARQAIKHLVFDGRYSYLETGSLISIKKNVKNILIPSEEMRLQVYPMDYEEFCDATGGNYELICEIYNCGTAIGQATNRKLMRDLRIYMAVGGMPQAVEAYVNGKNFSEIDMIKRQIISLYEEDFKKIDDSGRISALYHSIPAQLAKDTRKYRITTAIGKKNNTKAEELLYELIDSKTVLPCYNSTNPRVSLTNTKDFNSYKLYLSDTGLFVTLLFIDRPVTENDVYAKLLSDKLPANLGYLYENLVAQMITASGRELFYHTWEKNGSTHYYEVDFLISEGSKINAFEIKSSGTGKHESIKEFSKKFSQNVNKVFLISQKDVGREENLLLKPFYFIPFLI, via the coding sequence ATGTATTTTAAAAGAAAAGCATACGACAAACTGTTAGAATGGAAAAATTTATATTCAGATAAATACGCTGTGCTGTTAGAGGGGGCTAGACGAGTTGGAAAATCAACGATAGCGGAGAATTTTGCAAAGAATGAGTATAAATCTTATATATTGATTGATTTTTCAAAAACAACAAGTAATATATTGGAATGTTTTGATGATATAGGAAATTTAAATATCTTTTTTCTTAGGTTACAGGCGGAAACGGGGATCACATTATATGAGCATGAGTCTCTTATTATTTTTGATGAAGTTCAACTATTTCCTAAAGCAAGACAGGCAATCAAGCATCTTGTGTTTGATGGCAGATACAGTTATTTGGAAACAGGATCTCTTATATCAATAAAGAAAAATGTAAAAAATATTTTAATTCCATCAGAGGAAATGAGGTTACAGGTATATCCTATGGACTATGAGGAATTTTGCGATGCGACGGGTGGTAACTATGAGCTTATATGTGAGATTTATAATTGTGGAACAGCCATCGGACAGGCTACCAATCGTAAATTAATGCGGGATCTGAGAATATATATGGCAGTGGGAGGAATGCCACAGGCGGTAGAAGCCTATGTCAATGGAAAGAATTTTTCAGAGATTGATATGATTAAAAGACAGATTATTTCGTTATATGAAGAAGATTTTAAGAAGATTGATGATTCTGGAAGAATTTCGGCATTGTATCATTCTATACCGGCTCAGCTTGCAAAGGATACTAGAAAATATCGGATTACAACAGCAATTGGGAAAAAAAACAATACAAAAGCGGAAGAACTGTTGTATGAATTGATTGATTCAAAAACGGTTTTACCGTGTTACAATTCTACGAATCCAAGAGTCAGTCTGACAAATACAAAAGATTTTAACAGTTATAAATTATATCTTTCTGATACGGGGTTATTTGTTACGTTATTGTTTATTGACCGTCCGGTAACGGAAAATGATGTATATGCGAAGCTGCTTTCTGATAAATTACCTGCCAATCTGGGTTATTTATATGAGAATCTTGTAGCACAGATGATTACTGCATCTGGGAGAGAATTGTTTTATCATACATGGGAAAAGAATGGGAGTACACATTATTATGAAGTAGATTTTTTAATATCAGAAGGAAGCAAGATAAATGCATTTGAAATCAAGTCTTCCGGAACAGGAAAACACGAATCAATAAAGGAATTTTCCAAAAAATTTTCCCAAAATGTGAATAAGGTATTTTTAATATCACAAAAAGATGTAGGAAGAGAAGAAAATTTATTATTGAAGCCATTTTATTTTATTCCGTTTTTAATATGA
- a CDS encoding NAD-dependent epimerase/dehydratase family protein gives MKRMLVTGGTTFVSKYVAEYFVNAGYEVFVLNRNSKPQVQGVKLIQGDRHNLGGVLKDTFFDVVADITAYNDKDIIDFVKELGSFDQYIMISSSAVYPEYGVQPFLEESEKSENKFWGAYGTDKIAAEKALLERVKDAYILRPPYLYGPMNNVYREAFVFDCAMADRKFYLPQDGSMKLQFFHVKDLCRLMEVIIKEKPEEHILNVGNVETVSIKDWVTKCYESLGKIPEFVNVYKEIEQRNYFSFYNYEYYLDVSRQSKIYPKTISLEDGIKDAAKWYLEHRTDVGKKPYFEYIDSNLVGR, from the coding sequence ATGAAAAGGATGTTAGTGACAGGTGGAACAACTTTTGTAAGTAAATATGTGGCAGAATATTTTGTGAATGCGGGTTATGAAGTATTTGTACTTAACAGAAATTCTAAACCACAAGTTCAGGGAGTAAAACTTATTCAAGGCGATAGGCATAATTTGGGTGGTGTATTGAAGGACACATTCTTTGATGTTGTAGCTGATATAACGGCTTATAACGATAAAGATATAATTGATTTTGTTAAGGAATTAGGTTCTTTTGATCAGTATATTATGATTAGTTCGAGTGCTGTTTATCCAGAGTATGGTGTTCAGCCATTTCTGGAAGAATCAGAGAAATCCGAAAATAAGTTTTGGGGTGCATATGGAACTGATAAAATAGCAGCTGAAAAGGCATTGCTTGAAAGAGTGAAAGATGCATATATATTAAGACCACCTTATTTATATGGACCAATGAATAATGTGTATAGAGAGGCTTTTGTATTTGATTGCGCCATGGCAGATAGAAAATTCTATTTACCACAAGATGGTAGTATGAAATTACAATTTTTTCATGTGAAAGATTTATGCAGGTTGATGGAGGTAATAATTAAAGAAAAGCCTGAAGAACATATTTTAAATGTTGGTAATGTTGAAACAGTTTCTATTAAAGATTGGGTAACAAAATGCTATGAAAGCTTAGGAAAAATACCGGAATTTGTAAATGTTTATAAGGAAATTGAACAGAGAAATTATTTTAGTTTTTACAACTATGAGTACTATTTGGATGTATCACGTCAAAGCAAAATATATCCAAAAACCATATCTTTAGAAGATGGAATAAAGGATGCTGCTAAATGGTATTTGGAACATAGGACAGATGTTGGTAAAAAACCTTATTTTGAATATATTGATTCAAATCTGGTGGGAAGATAA
- a CDS encoding dihydrofolate reductase family protein gives MERPITTLFMLMSVDGKISTGATDELDVDKDFPKITGVSEGLHQYYEIEQTTDLWSLNTGRVQEKMGVNTKPLPDKTPVSFVLIDNKHLSEHGVRYFCALSKEFVLITTNAVHPAFSVQESNLHIICQKQLSLSDALAKLKAEFGCERITIQSGGTLNSLFLREKLFDYVDVAPVLIGGKDTSTLIDGQSLMSESELSQLRALKIEECVVLENSYLRLRYKVMN, from the coding sequence ATGGAAAGACCTATTACAACACTATTTATGCTGATGTCTGTTGACGGAAAAATCAGCACAGGTGCAACAGATGAATTAGATGTAGACAAAGATTTTCCTAAAATTACAGGGGTAAGCGAAGGCTTACATCAATATTACGAAATTGAACAAACGACGGATTTATGGTCATTAAACACAGGACGAGTGCAAGAAAAAATGGGTGTCAATACGAAGCCGCTACCAGATAAAACCCCAGTCTCTTTTGTGTTGATTGACAATAAGCATTTGAGTGAACATGGAGTGCGTTATTTTTGTGCTTTATCAAAGGAATTCGTGCTGATTACAACGAATGCTGTTCACCCAGCCTTTAGTGTTCAGGAAAGCAATTTGCATATCATTTGCCAAAAACAATTATCATTATCAGATGCACTTGCAAAACTCAAAGCAGAGTTCGGATGCGAGAGAATTACCATACAAAGTGGTGGTACATTGAATAGTCTGTTCCTTCGAGAAAAATTGTTCGATTATGTTGATGTTGCCCCTGTTTTAATAGGCGGCAAAGATACATCAACACTGATTGATGGACAATCGTTGATGTCTGAAAGCGAGTTGTCCCAGTTGAGGGCACTGAAAATAGAGGAATGTGTGGTTTTAGAGAACTCGTATTTGCGATTACGGTACAAAGTAATGAACTGA